One genomic window of Anguilla anguilla isolate fAngAng1 chromosome 13, fAngAng1.pri, whole genome shotgun sequence includes the following:
- the LOC118210947 gene encoding dynein regulatory complex subunit 2-like isoform X1, which produces MAKKKKKGKGKSVPMTEEERELYMKQKALAEEEAAKKKQAMLIQFLKDKLQKEEKNSVTNQHKLTEKWRAVFRQACAQELRRDIAVLSHTFERVLGHKDSIIKCMLCDLKETKQQSAHALSSYVQCVDQLLDHQKGRVSSLERQWSSMLEIIGKDFRAERQLILTQHEKECKYLEEVNFAIDQYYSEVDSDVRQDFQSTCVDIENRNTEERNTLRVQLEGDVELLWNQVQHTVWSYRESTEDQYVALESLQAHDKLCVDEIELHVKKLHKLQDSIVALRARLSCTKEECFSALGGLRAVKEEVTMQGQQLKVQMCTTRVRDKNHLASLVKHCNATSKKIQAIILKGEKLLRLMEACRRLEKEREKVYYSTSQSAEEQVLLNSLCMEPMSEEMVKNIQEVSPLESFWHRYNAALKEHLCLQQEQARMAEQNRHLRTQLRNFLDGVSVCDDVLRHSNPLLIISKPQGHRDKPPPLLPAPCTRRSISVVQLTF; this is translated from the exons ATGgcgaagaaaaagaagaaaggcaAGGGAAAGTCAGTTCCCatgacagaggaagagagggaactCTATATGAAGCAGAAAGCCTTagcagaggaggaggcggcaaagaaaaaacaggccATGCTTATACAGTTCCTCAAG GATAAGCtgcagaaggaggagaagaacagCGTGACCAACCAGCACAAGCTGACGGAGAAGTGGCGGGCGGTGTTCAGGCAGGCGTGCGCCCAGGAGCTGCGGCGCGACATCGCCGTGCTCAGCCACACCTTCGAGAGGGTGCTCGGGCACAAGGACAGCATCATCAAG TGCATGCTGTGCGACCTGAAGGAGACCAAGCAGCAGTCGGCGCACGCGCTCAGCTCCTACGTGCAGTGTGTGGATCAGCTCCTGGACCATCAGAAGGGCAGGGTGTCGTCACTGGAGCGCCAGTGGAGCAGCATGCTGGAGATCATCGGCAAAGACTTCAGAGCGGAGAG acaaCTGATCCTGACTCAGCATGAGAAGGAGTGTAAGTACCTGGAGGAGGTGAACTTTGCCATTGACCAGTACTACAGTGAGGTGGACAGTGATGTGCGACAGGACTTCCAGAGCACCTGCGTCGATATCGAAAATAGG AACACAGAGGAGCGCAACACGCTGCGGGTCCAGCTGGAGGGGGACGTCGAGCTCCTGTGGAATCAGGTCCAGCACACCGTCTGGAGCTACAGAGAGAGCACGGAGGACCAATATGTGGCCCTCGAGTCGCTGCAGGCCCACGACAAGCTCTGCGTCGACGAAATAGAGCTCCACGTGAAGAAGCTCCACAAGCTGCAG GACTCAATCGTGGCATTGCGGGCGCGGCTCTCCTGCACGAAGGAGGAGTGCTTCTCGGCGCTGGGGGGCCTGCGGGCGGTCAAAGAGGAGGTGACCATGCAGGGACagcagctcaaagtgcagatGTGCACCACCCGCGTCAGGGACAAGAACCATCTCGCCAGCCTGGTCAAGCACTGCAACGCCACTTCCAAGAAGATACAGGCCATCATACTCAAG GGGGAGAAGCTGCTGCGCCTGATGGAGGCATGCCGCAGGCTGGAGAAGGAGCGGGAGAAGGTGTATTACTCCACCTCTCAGAGCGCCGAGGAGCAGGTCCTGCTCAACAGCCTCTGCATGGAGCCCATGTCTGAGGAAATGGTCAAG AACATTCAGGAGGTGTCTCCGCTGGAGAGCTTCTGGCACCGCTACAACGCGGCCCTGAAGGAGCACCTGtgcctgcagcaggagcaggccCGTATGGCCGAGCAGAACAGGCACCTGCGCACCCAGCTCCGCAACTTCCTGGACGGCGTCTCCGTGTGCGACGACGTCCTGCGCCACAGCAACCCCCTGCTCATCATCAGCAAGCCGCAGGGCCACCGGGACAAACCACCACCGCTGCTCCCCGCGCCGTGCACCAGGCGCTCCATCAGTGTGGTGCAGCTAACGTTCTAA
- the LOC118210947 gene encoding dynein regulatory complex subunit 2-like isoform X2 — protein sequence MTVVILLLSSNRDKLQKEEKNSVTNQHKLTEKWRAVFRQACAQELRRDIAVLSHTFERVLGHKDSIIKCMLCDLKETKQQSAHALSSYVQCVDQLLDHQKGRVSSLERQWSSMLEIIGKDFRAERQLILTQHEKECKYLEEVNFAIDQYYSEVDSDVRQDFQSTCVDIENRNTEERNTLRVQLEGDVELLWNQVQHTVWSYRESTEDQYVALESLQAHDKLCVDEIELHVKKLHKLQDSIVALRARLSCTKEECFSALGGLRAVKEEVTMQGQQLKVQMCTTRVRDKNHLASLVKHCNATSKKIQAIILKGEKLLRLMEACRRLEKEREKVYYSTSQSAEEQVLLNSLCMEPMSEEMVKNIQEVSPLESFWHRYNAALKEHLCLQQEQARMAEQNRHLRTQLRNFLDGVSVCDDVLRHSNPLLIISKPQGHRDKPPPLLPAPCTRRSISVVQLTF from the exons ATGACCGTTGTAATCCTGCTTCTCTCGTCAAATCGG GATAAGCtgcagaaggaggagaagaacagCGTGACCAACCAGCACAAGCTGACGGAGAAGTGGCGGGCGGTGTTCAGGCAGGCGTGCGCCCAGGAGCTGCGGCGCGACATCGCCGTGCTCAGCCACACCTTCGAGAGGGTGCTCGGGCACAAGGACAGCATCATCAAG TGCATGCTGTGCGACCTGAAGGAGACCAAGCAGCAGTCGGCGCACGCGCTCAGCTCCTACGTGCAGTGTGTGGATCAGCTCCTGGACCATCAGAAGGGCAGGGTGTCGTCACTGGAGCGCCAGTGGAGCAGCATGCTGGAGATCATCGGCAAAGACTTCAGAGCGGAGAG acaaCTGATCCTGACTCAGCATGAGAAGGAGTGTAAGTACCTGGAGGAGGTGAACTTTGCCATTGACCAGTACTACAGTGAGGTGGACAGTGATGTGCGACAGGACTTCCAGAGCACCTGCGTCGATATCGAAAATAGG AACACAGAGGAGCGCAACACGCTGCGGGTCCAGCTGGAGGGGGACGTCGAGCTCCTGTGGAATCAGGTCCAGCACACCGTCTGGAGCTACAGAGAGAGCACGGAGGACCAATATGTGGCCCTCGAGTCGCTGCAGGCCCACGACAAGCTCTGCGTCGACGAAATAGAGCTCCACGTGAAGAAGCTCCACAAGCTGCAG GACTCAATCGTGGCATTGCGGGCGCGGCTCTCCTGCACGAAGGAGGAGTGCTTCTCGGCGCTGGGGGGCCTGCGGGCGGTCAAAGAGGAGGTGACCATGCAGGGACagcagctcaaagtgcagatGTGCACCACCCGCGTCAGGGACAAGAACCATCTCGCCAGCCTGGTCAAGCACTGCAACGCCACTTCCAAGAAGATACAGGCCATCATACTCAAG GGGGAGAAGCTGCTGCGCCTGATGGAGGCATGCCGCAGGCTGGAGAAGGAGCGGGAGAAGGTGTATTACTCCACCTCTCAGAGCGCCGAGGAGCAGGTCCTGCTCAACAGCCTCTGCATGGAGCCCATGTCTGAGGAAATGGTCAAG AACATTCAGGAGGTGTCTCCGCTGGAGAGCTTCTGGCACCGCTACAACGCGGCCCTGAAGGAGCACCTGtgcctgcagcaggagcaggccCGTATGGCCGAGCAGAACAGGCACCTGCGCACCCAGCTCCGCAACTTCCTGGACGGCGTCTCCGTGTGCGACGACGTCCTGCGCCACAGCAACCCCCTGCTCATCATCAGCAAGCCGCAGGGCCACCGGGACAAACCACCACCGCTGCTCCCCGCGCCGTGCACCAGGCGCTCCATCAGTGTGGTGCAGCTAACGTTCTAA
- the si:dkey-19e4.5 gene encoding UBA_like_SF and PTH2 domain-containing protein, protein MEPSEGSTPDSGSQEVNPVYLQQLRELDIPEEAAKQALLHTRNVSAEEAAMYYFNKLENEYEGDEDLMFKMVFVVNMDLSMGVGKVAAQVGHGAVGLYQALQEKNSWREMAWKWDHAGAKKVVVQGSNMAHLLELQALAMSLNLPTYLVQDAGKTQVEAGSRTVLAIVGEEEMVNNVTGSLKLL, encoded by the exons ATGGAGCCATCAGAAGGATCCACCCCTGATTCAGGAAGCCAGGAGGTAAACCCTGTCTACCTGCAGCAGCTACGGGAACTGGACATTCCCGAAGAGGCTGCAAAGCAG gCATTGCTGCACACCAGGAACGTATCCGCCGAGGAAGCTGCCATGTATTACTTCAACAAGCTGGAAAACGAG TACGAAGGTGATGAGGATCTGATGTTCAAGATGGTGTTTGTGGTGAACATGGACCTGTCTATGGGGGTGGGGAAG GTGGCTGCTCAGGTGGGTCATGGCGCGGTGGGGCTGTACCAGGCCCTGCAGGAGAAGAACAGCTGGAGAGAGATGGCTTGGAAGTGGGACCATGCCGG GGCAAAGAAGGTGGTGGTTCAGGGCAGTAACATGGCTCACCTCCTGGAGCTACAGGCTCTGGCCATGAGTCTCAATCTGCCCACGTACCTGGTGCAGGACGCTGGCAAGACTCAG GTGGAGGCTGGGTCACGCACTGTTCTGGCCATTGTCGGGGAGGAAGAGATGGTGAACAACGTGACAGGGAGCCTGAAGCTTCTCTGA